Proteins from a genomic interval of Dunckerocampus dactyliophorus isolate RoL2022-P2 chromosome 5, RoL_Ddac_1.1, whole genome shotgun sequence:
- the nup93 gene encoding nuclear pore complex protein Nup93 isoform X1, which produces MWHLHSLLRASQSMACIQMHKGLQAHRHAGQTGHGEHAPEWRSLSPPSGTERHGRRRGGRVTQVFLCCQNPETTGHRQRKTFFFFNSASPPALWSVWQAATEHEDYAAGPPADGEKPRGFLKNERDNALLSAIEESRRRTFLLAEEYHRESMLVQWEQVKQRVLHTLLGAGEDALDFSQDVEPSFVSEITAPGRSALDSVEVAYGRQIYVFNEKIVNGHIQPNLGDLCASVAESLDDKNVSDMWLMVKQMTDVSVVPAKDTLMSRTSVKMQMDFVRQALTCLESSYKNYTMMTVFGNLHQAQLGGVPGTYQLVRSFLNIKLPGPLPGMQDGEIESHPVWAVIYYCLRCGDLTAAMHVINQVQHQLGEFKTWFQEYTNSTDRRLSPTSENKLRLHYRRVLRNSADPYKRAVYCLIGKCDISDNHGEVADTTEDYLWLKLKQVCFDDDGSSSPQDRLTLPQLQKQLLEDYGESHFSASQQPFLYFQVLFLTAQFEAAVAFLFRVERLRSHAIHVALVLYELRLLLKSSGQSTQLLSQEPGDPPTVRRLNFIRLLMLYTRKFESTDPREALQYFYFLRNEKDSQGENMFMRCVSELVIESREFDMLLGRLEKDGSRKPGVIDKFAGDTRAIISKVALEAENKGLFEEAIRLYELAKNPDKVLELMNKLLSPVIAQISAPQSNKERLKNTAMAIAERYRSQGIAGDKFVDSTFYLLLDLMTFFDEYHAGHVDKAYDVMERLKLLPLSQDSVEERVAAFRNFSDEVRHNLSEVLLASMNILFTQYKRLKGAPAGTPGRAQRTLDDRDTQLRSQARALITFAGMIPYNMAGDTNARLVQMELLMN; this is translated from the exons ATGTGGCACTTGCACTCGCTTCTCCGGGCTTCACAGTCAATGGCCTGCATTCAAATGCATAAAGGACTGCAGGCGCACCGCCATGCCGGTCAGACAGGGCATGGGGAACACGCCCCAGAATGGCGTTCACTCTCGCCACCGTCTGGCACGGAACGACACGGAAGACGGAGGGGCGGAAGGGTGACGCAGGTCTTCCTGTGCTGTCAAAACCCAGAAACAACTGGGCACAGACaaagaaaaaccttttttttttttaattctgcatCCCCACCTGCCCTCTGGTCTGTGTGGCAGGCAGCCACTGAGCATGA GGATTACGCTGCAGGACCACCAGCGGATGGCGAAAAACCTCGA GGCTTCTTGAAGAACGAGAGGGACAACGCCCTGCTGTCCGCCATCGAGGAATCTCGCCGCAGG ACATTCCTGTTGGCTGAAGAATACCATCGTGAGTCCATGCTGGTCCAGTGGGAGCAGGTGAAGCAGAGAGTGTTGCACACACTCCTTGGCGCAGGAGAGGACGCCCTGGACTTCAGTCAAGACGTGGAG CCCAGCTTTGTGAGTGAAATAACAGCACCAGGAAGGAGTGCCTTGGACAGCGTGGAGGTGGCATACGGACGACAG ATCTACGTTTTCAACGAGAAGATTGTGAATGGTCACATCCAGCCCAATCTGGGAGATTTATGTGCTTCTGTAGCAGAAAGCTTGGACGATAAG AATGTGTCAGACATGTGGCTGATGGTGAAACAGATGACAGATGTTTCCGTGGTTCCAGCCAAAGATACGCTGATGAGTCGTACTTCAGTGAAGATGCAAATGGACTTTGTGCGGCAGGCGCTTACCTGCCTTGAGAGCAG TTATAAGAATTACACCATGATGACTGTGTTTGGGAACCTTCATCAGGCCCAACTAGGAGGGGTACCGGGAACGTACCAACTTGTCCGCAGCTTCCTCAACATTAAACTACCAGGTCCCCTTCCTGGCATGCAG GATGGCGAGATAGAGAGCCATCCAGTTTGGGCCGTGATCTACTACTGTCTGCGTTGTGGAGACCTGACCGCAGCAATGCACGTAATCAACCAGGTGCAGCACCAGCTTGGGGAGTTCAAGACCTGGTTTCAAGAGTACACGAACAGCACTGACAGACG CCTTTCCCCGACTTCAGAGAACAAGCTTCGTCTCCACTACCGCAGAGTGCTGAGGAACAGCGCCGACCCTTACAAGAGAGCCGTCTACTGTCTCATTGGTAAATGTGACATCAGCGATAACCATGGAGAAGTGGCAGACACGACTGAAGACTATCTTTGGCTTAAG CTGAAACAGGTGTGTTTCGATGATGATGGCAGCAGCTCCCCTCAGGACAGATTGACTTTGCCACAGCTCCAAAAGCAACTGCTGGAGGATTACG GAGAATCCCACTTTTCTGCGAGCCAGCAACCCTTCCTGTATTTCCAGGTGTTATTCCTCACAGCTCAGTTTGAGGCCGCTGTAGCATTCTTGTTCCGTGTCGAGCGGCTGCGCAGTCATGCCATACACGTAGCGCTGGTCTTGTACGAGTTGCGACTGTTGCTGAAGTCGTCCGGCCAAAGCACTCAGCTGT TGAGTCAAGAACCCGGCGACCCCCCCACTGTGCGACGCCTCAACTTTATCCGCCTGCTGATGCTTTACACGCGCAAGTTTGAGTCCACGGATCCACGAGAAGCCCTGCagtacttttactttttacg CAATGAGAAAGACAGCCAGGGGGAGAACATGTTCATGCGATGCGTCAGTGAACTTGTTATTGAAAGTCGAGAG TTTGACATGCTGCTGGGAAGACTGGAGAAGGATGGGAGCAGGAAG CCTGGAGTCATTGATAAGTTTGCAGGAGACACCAGAGCTATCATTAGCAAAGTGGCCTTGGAGGCAGAGAACAAGGGTTTGTTCGAGGAAGCCATCAGACTGTATGAGCTGGCCAAG AATCCAGACAAGGTGTTGGAGCTGATGAACAAGTTGTTGAGTCCTGTCATTGCCCAGATCAGCGCTCCTCAGTCCAATAAGGAGAGGCTCAAAAACACCGCCATGGCCATCGCTGAGAG GTATCGCTCTCAAGGAATAGCAGGAGACAAGTTTGTGGACAGCACTTTTTATCTTCTTTTAGACCTGATGACCTTCTTTGACGAGTACCATGCAGGTCATGTTGATAAAGCATACGAT GTGATGGAGCGTCTTAAACTTCTGCCCCTCAGCCAGGACAGCGTGGAGGAGAGAGTGGCGGCCTTCAGGAACTTCAGTGATGAG GTGCGTCACAACTTGTCAGAGGTGTTACTTGCGTCTATGAACATCCTGTTCACTCAGTACAAGCGCTTGAAGGGGGCGCCAGCAGGCACACCGGGACGAGCTCAGAGGACTTTAGACGACAGAGACACG
- the nup93 gene encoding nuclear pore complex protein Nup93 isoform X2: MWHLHSLLRASQSMACIQMHKGLQAHRHAGQTGHGEHAPEWRSLSPPSGTERHGRRRGGRVTQVFLCCQNPETTGHRQRKTFFFFNSASPPALWSVWQAATEHEDYAAGPPADGEKPRGFLKNERDNALLSAIEESRRRTFLLAEEYHRESMLVQWEQVKQRVLHTLLGAGEDALDFSQDVEPSFVSEITAPGRSALDSVEVAYGRQIYVFNEKIVNGHIQPNLGDLCASVAESLDDKNVSDMWLMVKQMTDVSVVPAKDTLMSRTSVKMQMDFVRQALTCLESSYKNYTMMTVFGNLHQAQLGGVPGTYQLVRSFLNIKLPGPLPGMQDGEIESHPVWAVIYYCLRCGDLTAAMHVINQVQHQLGEFKTWFQEYTNSTDRRLSPTSENKLRLHYRRVLRNSADPYKRAVYCLIGKCDISDNHGEVADTTEDYLWLKLKQVCFDDDGSSSPQDRLTLPQLQKQLLEDYGESHFSASQQPFLYFQVLFLTAQFEAAVAFLFRVERLRSHAIHVALVLYELRLLLKSSGQSTQLLSQEPGDPPTVRRLNFIRLLMLYTRKFESTDPREALQYFYFLRNEKDSQGENMFMRCVSELVIESREFDMLLGRLEKDGSRKPGVIDKFAGDTRAIISKVALEAENKGLFEEAIRLYELAKNPDKVLELMNKLLSPVIAQISAPQSNKERLKNTAMAIAERYRSQGIAGDKFVDSTFYLLLDLMTFFDEYHAGHVDKAYDVMERLKLLPLSQDSVEERVAAFRNFSDEVRHNLSEVLLASMNILFTQYKRLKGAPAGTPGRAQRTLDDRDTLRSQARALITFAGMIPYNMAGDTNARLVQMELLMN, translated from the exons ATGTGGCACTTGCACTCGCTTCTCCGGGCTTCACAGTCAATGGCCTGCATTCAAATGCATAAAGGACTGCAGGCGCACCGCCATGCCGGTCAGACAGGGCATGGGGAACACGCCCCAGAATGGCGTTCACTCTCGCCACCGTCTGGCACGGAACGACACGGAAGACGGAGGGGCGGAAGGGTGACGCAGGTCTTCCTGTGCTGTCAAAACCCAGAAACAACTGGGCACAGACaaagaaaaaccttttttttttttaattctgcatCCCCACCTGCCCTCTGGTCTGTGTGGCAGGCAGCCACTGAGCATGA GGATTACGCTGCAGGACCACCAGCGGATGGCGAAAAACCTCGA GGCTTCTTGAAGAACGAGAGGGACAACGCCCTGCTGTCCGCCATCGAGGAATCTCGCCGCAGG ACATTCCTGTTGGCTGAAGAATACCATCGTGAGTCCATGCTGGTCCAGTGGGAGCAGGTGAAGCAGAGAGTGTTGCACACACTCCTTGGCGCAGGAGAGGACGCCCTGGACTTCAGTCAAGACGTGGAG CCCAGCTTTGTGAGTGAAATAACAGCACCAGGAAGGAGTGCCTTGGACAGCGTGGAGGTGGCATACGGACGACAG ATCTACGTTTTCAACGAGAAGATTGTGAATGGTCACATCCAGCCCAATCTGGGAGATTTATGTGCTTCTGTAGCAGAAAGCTTGGACGATAAG AATGTGTCAGACATGTGGCTGATGGTGAAACAGATGACAGATGTTTCCGTGGTTCCAGCCAAAGATACGCTGATGAGTCGTACTTCAGTGAAGATGCAAATGGACTTTGTGCGGCAGGCGCTTACCTGCCTTGAGAGCAG TTATAAGAATTACACCATGATGACTGTGTTTGGGAACCTTCATCAGGCCCAACTAGGAGGGGTACCGGGAACGTACCAACTTGTCCGCAGCTTCCTCAACATTAAACTACCAGGTCCCCTTCCTGGCATGCAG GATGGCGAGATAGAGAGCCATCCAGTTTGGGCCGTGATCTACTACTGTCTGCGTTGTGGAGACCTGACCGCAGCAATGCACGTAATCAACCAGGTGCAGCACCAGCTTGGGGAGTTCAAGACCTGGTTTCAAGAGTACACGAACAGCACTGACAGACG CCTTTCCCCGACTTCAGAGAACAAGCTTCGTCTCCACTACCGCAGAGTGCTGAGGAACAGCGCCGACCCTTACAAGAGAGCCGTCTACTGTCTCATTGGTAAATGTGACATCAGCGATAACCATGGAGAAGTGGCAGACACGACTGAAGACTATCTTTGGCTTAAG CTGAAACAGGTGTGTTTCGATGATGATGGCAGCAGCTCCCCTCAGGACAGATTGACTTTGCCACAGCTCCAAAAGCAACTGCTGGAGGATTACG GAGAATCCCACTTTTCTGCGAGCCAGCAACCCTTCCTGTATTTCCAGGTGTTATTCCTCACAGCTCAGTTTGAGGCCGCTGTAGCATTCTTGTTCCGTGTCGAGCGGCTGCGCAGTCATGCCATACACGTAGCGCTGGTCTTGTACGAGTTGCGACTGTTGCTGAAGTCGTCCGGCCAAAGCACTCAGCTGT TGAGTCAAGAACCCGGCGACCCCCCCACTGTGCGACGCCTCAACTTTATCCGCCTGCTGATGCTTTACACGCGCAAGTTTGAGTCCACGGATCCACGAGAAGCCCTGCagtacttttactttttacg CAATGAGAAAGACAGCCAGGGGGAGAACATGTTCATGCGATGCGTCAGTGAACTTGTTATTGAAAGTCGAGAG TTTGACATGCTGCTGGGAAGACTGGAGAAGGATGGGAGCAGGAAG CCTGGAGTCATTGATAAGTTTGCAGGAGACACCAGAGCTATCATTAGCAAAGTGGCCTTGGAGGCAGAGAACAAGGGTTTGTTCGAGGAAGCCATCAGACTGTATGAGCTGGCCAAG AATCCAGACAAGGTGTTGGAGCTGATGAACAAGTTGTTGAGTCCTGTCATTGCCCAGATCAGCGCTCCTCAGTCCAATAAGGAGAGGCTCAAAAACACCGCCATGGCCATCGCTGAGAG GTATCGCTCTCAAGGAATAGCAGGAGACAAGTTTGTGGACAGCACTTTTTATCTTCTTTTAGACCTGATGACCTTCTTTGACGAGTACCATGCAGGTCATGTTGATAAAGCATACGAT GTGATGGAGCGTCTTAAACTTCTGCCCCTCAGCCAGGACAGCGTGGAGGAGAGAGTGGCGGCCTTCAGGAACTTCAGTGATGAG GTGCGTCACAACTTGTCAGAGGTGTTACTTGCGTCTATGAACATCCTGTTCACTCAGTACAAGCGCTTGAAGGGGGCGCCAGCAGGCACACCGGGACGAGCTCAGAGGACTTTAGACGACAGAGACACG
- the nup93 gene encoding nuclear pore complex protein Nup93 isoform X5, which yields MLVQWEQVKQRVLHTLLGAGEDALDFSQDVEPSFVSEITAPGRSALDSVEVAYGRQIYVFNEKIVNGHIQPNLGDLCASVAESLDDKNVSDMWLMVKQMTDVSVVPAKDTLMSRTSVKMQMDFVRQALTCLESSYKNYTMMTVFGNLHQAQLGGVPGTYQLVRSFLNIKLPGPLPGMQDGEIESHPVWAVIYYCLRCGDLTAAMHVINQVQHQLGEFKTWFQEYTNSTDRRLSPTSENKLRLHYRRVLRNSADPYKRAVYCLIGKCDISDNHGEVADTTEDYLWLKLKQVCFDDDGSSSPQDRLTLPQLQKQLLEDYGESHFSASQQPFLYFQVLFLTAQFEAAVAFLFRVERLRSHAIHVALVLYELRLLLKSSGQSTQLLSQEPGDPPTVRRLNFIRLLMLYTRKFESTDPREALQYFYFLRNEKDSQGENMFMRCVSELVIESREFDMLLGRLEKDGSRKPGVIDKFAGDTRAIISKVALEAENKGLFEEAIRLYELAKNPDKVLELMNKLLSPVIAQISAPQSNKERLKNTAMAIAERYRSQGIAGDKFVDSTFYLLLDLMTFFDEYHAGHVDKAYDVMERLKLLPLSQDSVEERVAAFRNFSDEVRHNLSEVLLASMNILFTQYKRLKGAPAGTPGRAQRTLDDRDTQLRSQARALITFAGMIPYNMAGDTNARLVQMELLMN from the exons ATGCTGGTCCAGTGGGAGCAGGTGAAGCAGAGAGTGTTGCACACACTCCTTGGCGCAGGAGAGGACGCCCTGGACTTCAGTCAAGACGTGGAG CCCAGCTTTGTGAGTGAAATAACAGCACCAGGAAGGAGTGCCTTGGACAGCGTGGAGGTGGCATACGGACGACAG ATCTACGTTTTCAACGAGAAGATTGTGAATGGTCACATCCAGCCCAATCTGGGAGATTTATGTGCTTCTGTAGCAGAAAGCTTGGACGATAAG AATGTGTCAGACATGTGGCTGATGGTGAAACAGATGACAGATGTTTCCGTGGTTCCAGCCAAAGATACGCTGATGAGTCGTACTTCAGTGAAGATGCAAATGGACTTTGTGCGGCAGGCGCTTACCTGCCTTGAGAGCAG TTATAAGAATTACACCATGATGACTGTGTTTGGGAACCTTCATCAGGCCCAACTAGGAGGGGTACCGGGAACGTACCAACTTGTCCGCAGCTTCCTCAACATTAAACTACCAGGTCCCCTTCCTGGCATGCAG GATGGCGAGATAGAGAGCCATCCAGTTTGGGCCGTGATCTACTACTGTCTGCGTTGTGGAGACCTGACCGCAGCAATGCACGTAATCAACCAGGTGCAGCACCAGCTTGGGGAGTTCAAGACCTGGTTTCAAGAGTACACGAACAGCACTGACAGACG CCTTTCCCCGACTTCAGAGAACAAGCTTCGTCTCCACTACCGCAGAGTGCTGAGGAACAGCGCCGACCCTTACAAGAGAGCCGTCTACTGTCTCATTGGTAAATGTGACATCAGCGATAACCATGGAGAAGTGGCAGACACGACTGAAGACTATCTTTGGCTTAAG CTGAAACAGGTGTGTTTCGATGATGATGGCAGCAGCTCCCCTCAGGACAGATTGACTTTGCCACAGCTCCAAAAGCAACTGCTGGAGGATTACG GAGAATCCCACTTTTCTGCGAGCCAGCAACCCTTCCTGTATTTCCAGGTGTTATTCCTCACAGCTCAGTTTGAGGCCGCTGTAGCATTCTTGTTCCGTGTCGAGCGGCTGCGCAGTCATGCCATACACGTAGCGCTGGTCTTGTACGAGTTGCGACTGTTGCTGAAGTCGTCCGGCCAAAGCACTCAGCTGT TGAGTCAAGAACCCGGCGACCCCCCCACTGTGCGACGCCTCAACTTTATCCGCCTGCTGATGCTTTACACGCGCAAGTTTGAGTCCACGGATCCACGAGAAGCCCTGCagtacttttactttttacg CAATGAGAAAGACAGCCAGGGGGAGAACATGTTCATGCGATGCGTCAGTGAACTTGTTATTGAAAGTCGAGAG TTTGACATGCTGCTGGGAAGACTGGAGAAGGATGGGAGCAGGAAG CCTGGAGTCATTGATAAGTTTGCAGGAGACACCAGAGCTATCATTAGCAAAGTGGCCTTGGAGGCAGAGAACAAGGGTTTGTTCGAGGAAGCCATCAGACTGTATGAGCTGGCCAAG AATCCAGACAAGGTGTTGGAGCTGATGAACAAGTTGTTGAGTCCTGTCATTGCCCAGATCAGCGCTCCTCAGTCCAATAAGGAGAGGCTCAAAAACACCGCCATGGCCATCGCTGAGAG GTATCGCTCTCAAGGAATAGCAGGAGACAAGTTTGTGGACAGCACTTTTTATCTTCTTTTAGACCTGATGACCTTCTTTGACGAGTACCATGCAGGTCATGTTGATAAAGCATACGAT GTGATGGAGCGTCTTAAACTTCTGCCCCTCAGCCAGGACAGCGTGGAGGAGAGAGTGGCGGCCTTCAGGAACTTCAGTGATGAG GTGCGTCACAACTTGTCAGAGGTGTTACTTGCGTCTATGAACATCCTGTTCACTCAGTACAAGCGCTTGAAGGGGGCGCCAGCAGGCACACCGGGACGAGCTCAGAGGACTTTAGACGACAGAGACACG